The Sabethes cyaneus chromosome 3, idSabCyanKW18_F2, whole genome shotgun sequence DNA window tgctaggcaagcataatatatacttataacttacatacagccaagcagattctttctgcgacgatttcaagctatcaaaaaagtgagcagcgcattttgttaccaaagaaacggacaatagtattgtcaattgcaaggaaaattgtaccatccaaagtgcgatatcgctcataaaagtgctattttgcattaaatcgtttcggtatcttctgcgtactttttcgttatcttccaagcaataagtgcgacgaagaaaccgaaacgatttaatgcaaaatagcacttttatgagcgatatcgcactttggatggtataattttccttgcaattgggtattttaattttcccaaaaaagttgcttttttacctcatttgatagcccgacgttttctgaatctaacagttctttttttatttcaattgagtcaatatttgatgaaaaaattaataaaaatcaaaaatagaatgatttgctgtttgacagatatcaaccaagccgattgattgaaatgatgtcagaagttctcttcctctcttctatctttctgatagagcttttcatttggaccgagcttttgacagcttccatatgaaacttgtatcgtctgatgaccatagtttatctgtCCACTGTGTTGTCGAAggcgagctgagaagaaaaatggtttacttataagctatcgtctaatcccaaaaaattttttaaatgaaaaaaaatgctttttttattactttcactcgtcaaatttggaaaagtcttcatgttactttacagtgacatcatatcttataatatgcgagaatttaaataccgctaaaatacccaattgacaATAATCATTTCTGTTGGAAACCTCTTGGACCTGCTTGCCTGTAGGTAATCATAGCTCTTAAAAACCCCTTGGCTTTTATAAAAATCTGGCATCAGTGACCGAAAGGCGACGCCAACAGTCATCACTGGCTCTTTTTTTCATTCGTGGTTTCCATGTTCGTGGAAGTGGGTGTTATTacgcagaaaagttaaaattttttcaagccgttcaaattttgtttcttaACAACTTTTAGTGACAATTTTTAGGATATTAACGTTCAGTAATCGAAACGCTGTGTGTTAGCGTTCCTATAGACGTATTTGGAGTATTCTAACaggcaaaaaggtaattttttcgtttctaAGGCGAGAGCCGCTTGATAGCTGAatagaatgaaagaaaaatgtgTGCGGTCGGCCATCTTTTTAGTTAGGGATGAAATATATTTCCgtcttctatatatatatattttataaaaaaaacgtaTGAGCTCTTTAAAGCTCAActtaaaattaacattttgtttCTAAGGCAATTTGGTAATCGTTACCTACTGTTTTGTTGGCTTAATCTGTTTTCTCATAATTATCTCGGAAATGGAAAAGATTTTCCATGGATCGATAGAGCAAACCATCTGCTTCTAACGTATCCTACGTGATTGACTTCTTGTATTCATGAAAAGTGCTTGTGCCTCACTAAAACAATGCATAGTTAGTGATTAGCTGCCGGTATAACTAGTAAGTATAGGAGGTTAGCGCATAGCATGAATATCAGATCTCGTATTTAAATTTACGAGATATGTCTGTCAATAAACGGGTAACATGTATGCAAGAGTCAAAAATCTTTCCGCTAAAATCATCGGTCAACACCAAACAGCAAAAATCGTGGTTACGAAAACTGTCTCTTCCTCTCTGTCCTCTGTAGATAAGAAAACTAGAAAGCCTAAGAGACTGCGCGCGAAATGCCACTGCACCAGCTGGATCCCAGCCTGGTGGAGAAGGCCATCGGATTCCACGGCTTACCATTGCAAAAAATCTGGGAAGGCGAACGTGGTGAAACCGATCTGTCTCAGCTCGGAATAGTCGAACCAAACTATGACGTCTATCAGTCCCGGCAGAAGACGCTCACCTTTCACGACCGTGCCAAACGATTTAAATTGCATCAGTTTCTTTCGAAGAAGGCGGATTTGCTATACGATAGTGCATTAACGACGAAAGGTCGCACCGAACGACGGCTTCATGGAGATTTTCAGCAGTGTGAGTATTCTCCCGAGTGGCCATTGGAATACGTCTTTTATTCTCATCCGGCTGTCCGATTTACTTTCCAGATGAACAGTTTTTGATTCCGCCGCTAGATATTTTCATGGATTCGGATGCAAACGATAAAATAACTCACTTTCTGGAGGTATCTtattgaattttgaaataatgttcAAACTTTTTCACAAGCGCCAGGGTGGTCATTCATTATAGACAATTGCGTATATCTATTGAGAATCTATTACTGTTGCAACGAGGGGAACACCACATATTTTAAACCTTTGTAATTTCAGATTTATTTAGCCGATTTAGATTATTTTCATCTGTTCAGAAATGAAATCAGCATTAAGTAGCAATCACTATAAACTATTCGCTATCTACATTTATATTGGAACATCTAGACCACTGTTGTAATAATAATCTAGAGCAGGAAGAAGAGTTATCATTTCCCAAGAAATTGTTATTTCACATATAAAAATGAACGTAGCGTTTGTCAAACGGATTGAATGGCCACACTGATTCAAGTTGAATGGTTTCTGCATGAACCAATAGAGTGCAAATGATTAAAAATGTCTTAAATTATCTACCCCGGTATTCATGTACTTCAATAATTATTTAAGACTGCGAGACCCGGCGATGTCGTATACGGGATTGTCCTGAATCGAACTACACAAGGAATTATATTTAAAGTGTTATATTCGCTGGGTAACACCTGCTGCTTCGCCAACTCCGCATCCATAAAGGTTGAATATATAAATATTAGTTTCATTGTGAACCGGAACGAACGATAAACATATTTGGATGCTAATTTTTAGGCTTATGTATCCAGTAATTACCTGGTGCCTGTAACGGACCGGAATGGGGCCCCACGTAATTTTGCCGCTAATGATTTGATATGTTGTGAGGTGACTAACGCCCAACCGGATGCTAGAAAACTAATCTGTACTATGCATCGCACCAATAACAGTCGTTCTCCGACCAAGATCAATTATGGCTTAATAACGGCGGAGGATTTACCGATGGCATACACGTAAGTTGAGTTCCAAGCTGTCCATCGTCTGGTCATCATCGATGGTATCGCCGCTTCTTCCTTTTCAGGTTTGAAATACGCTAGTGCtctaaataaaatcaaattcctTAATTCTAGTACGTTGTACTCATTgcgcgaaaacaaaatacagttCTTCACGCGTTCTGCTCAATGGAAAATGGCCGATGACAAGTCGCACTAAAAGATATTGAAAATCATTCTTTTAGTGAGACTTCAGTAGGAATCTCTTAAGCGTTGATTGGCCGACACGAGCGTTCACCGCCTCGATACACAATCGCTGTGTCTGCTGTTTCGTAAACATTAGTATCTGACCACAAATCTTCGTTCATTCTTCTTTGTACCGAATATAGTTTTGCGGCAGCGAAGGAGCTTAAATCTTACGAATACTATCTACGTAAGACCCCCTCATTCAATGATCCCCGTGCTAATGAGTATTTGATGCAAGAGCTTGGCCTCAGCACGACCGATTTTTACACCAACATGTCTGGACTCAAAGGAAAATTCCCGTCATCGGATTACGCAGGAGAGCTGCGTAATAGTCAAGCTAGCAAGTGGGCTTTTAGGTAATTGTTACGTTATAAgaatattgataaaaaaaactaaattaaaaatgtttatttttttcagatCCGTAGCGGAAGGCATCGAACATTTCAAAGAAGGACGCCACTCGGAAGCATTCCAGTGTTTGAACAAAGCGCTCAGTATTGATGCGCGCAATGTAGAAGGACTGGTGGCACGAGGTGCATTGTACGCCAATAGCGGCTCCTTCAAGAAAGCGGTTGACGATTTCGAGATGGCGTTAAAGATTAACTCTTCTCATGCTAACGCACGCAAGTACATGGGCGAAACATTGGTAGCCTTAGGTCGAAGCTACGAGGAAGAGAATCGCATAGAAGAAGCCAGAAAAGCCTACCAGGATTGTTTGAATATCATTCCTCACCACGAGGAAGCGCAAAATTCGTTGGAATTTCTTAAAACGAAAACTTTCACCAAGCAGATTGTGGCACCCAACGAGTTGGAGTTGCCAGGTAAGTACGGTGGATTGTTGGGGGAAAGGAACTACCTGGTCTGACCGAATTCTCGGGGGTGCTTTTTCAAAAGGACGTAAGTGACATTAAGATCGGTTGCTGGCGTGACTGCTAAGcgttaagaaaattttctttcgagTAAGTTTATATCGCCGTATTAAAACGGGAAGAGAGGGACAACCAAAGAGAATTTCTCAAAGTCACTTACGTCCTTTTGAAAAAGTACCCAAGaattattgaaaacaaaataaatgtggGAATGCAATTTTTGTCTTGGCCAGTACAGCAGGGTACTGCCTCTGAGTAGGTATTCTTCTACTAGGTTGGTTATAGTGGATTACATCCATTCTTAATTAGCTATTTCAGGTTGTGTGGCTCCAGCTATGGTAAAATTCTGAATGTTGAAAGATTTTACTTCTTGATTTACCTAAAGTTGACGGGCGGTAAGCAATTTCACTTGTTTTTCTATAAAAAGTGACACAATACAGCTTCCAATTGTTCATTAGTACAAATATGACGAACTATATTTTAATGCTAGTTTTACGACTTTTACAAGTCGTTCTGAAAAGCATTCGACTGTAGATTCGATTGAAATGCAATTATTTCATTAGCCGGTTTCTATTGTTTTGTCAGAATTTATGTAGTGAATTGAAGAACTCAATCCTATGCTCCAAACTTTGAAACCGTTCAAACAGTAAagagtaaatttaatttatgtTGTATTTTCGAGCGTATAACTGGGTATTTCTACATTTCAGGTacatttctcgggtactttttcatttcgacctaagtgacaatgagaaattctcttcgtgtttcctctcttccgcttttacAGCGAAGCAAATGCGTTTTAATCCACCagttttgcatgaatcggtgGCTGGCGTTGCCAGTTAGCCAAACgttgagaaaattttctttaaattaCATTTTGACGCCGTAATCATCGGAAGAGGAcatcaaagagaatctctcattgtcatttACATCAagatgaaaaagtacccgagatttaGGTACATTTCTTGTGTAATTGTGTTGAAACCATGTCCAGTTGCGATCATGAATTTTTAAGAGATAACGTGTACTTAAGGGAAATCTGAAGGTAGTTGTAAAATGATTGTCGCTTTATGCAAGTACTGTTTTAATCTTCTGTGTTCCAAGAGCCCTTTTTCACATTATAATCGATGCATTCAGTGTTATTTTAAGAACccccaatttaaaaaaacacaattaTAAATAGCGACGTCTGTTATTAGCCTTCAAGTTGCCCTCAAGGTACGAGATTGGTCTAACAACACAGCTGTCGTATGGCGGAATCTCGACCATTTCGATTGTAAGATTTGGTAGGATCGTAGCATTAGCTCCGCAATTGTTCTGTGCACTAAGATTTggatgcgaagtctgttgaacaaATAATCAAAAGGTCAAATTCCGAACAGGTTGCAGCGCAAGGGATATTGCTTATTTGCTTTCTGCtatcatttttttgtatttctggTTCTGATAATTTCATGCAACAAGTACCatttttcgagcattttgtcaAGCATCGCaccaaccgcccagttagctttggAGTATGCTATGTTggcctaacaagtcagtcgtcgtaggttcgaatcttggctgggaagtgctgctatagagtcagtaggatctttGCTTTTTGCTCGCACCGACCTCAACCGTTGCTAATTTATCTGAACAAGCTAGACACTACGTACCTATCCTCAAAAGAAGTAGTCTGTCGGCCCGGACTCGGATGCATTCTACAATGACTACCGGCAATGTAGAGGTAGAAGATGcgaaaattaagtcaattcgtatattgtcaattgcaaggaaaattgtaccatccaaagtgcgatatcgctcataaaagtgctattttgcattaaatcgtttcggtatcttcggcgcactttttcgttatcttccaagcaataagtgcgccgaagaaacgatttaagctaaaatagcacttttatgagcgattgcgcacttattgattggacaatttttcttgcaattgacaatactatattacatttaattcacaataataatatttttagcGGTCGGGTTTTGGGGTTTGGCGACGGATTTCCGTCATAAATACTGCGCACTAGCTCTTTGATCTTTAGGATTGTGAGGCGGAtgcgactctatggtttaaagcttctgtgGACTACCGCGAAGGCCCaggttgtgctgcgctcaatttactttgtagacaCATCTTgtgacagtgcataaatgccagAGGGATGAAAGATGATCTTTGTTCTATGGGTCGAGCCTTAACTTAATAACTACTGATGTGCCGAGATTTGTCTTcatattggttcatttgtggttgttggTGTTGGAGAATTGATGGTGGGTGCGCGGTTGAGGACAACCGGTGTTAGACGGGGCTGATGAAATCAccacttcactatactacatattacaactcaagtagtacaaaatgtccagggcaaagcacatttacatctATCATTTTTCCTTTCATCACCATAagcatcattatatttaaaataagacATTCCGGTCTTTGGCAGAGAGATGTCAGAGTCAggtcgtggagtccgcgcaggacCGGAACGCGACATAGACATGTCGGGTATGCGTGGGGCTCtgcctgtgttttagtgggctaCATTGGCTGTCTCTTCAGGTAGAACTGGTGTTTGATGAGGTCTCCCTAATACTCTGATGATGACGACATAAAGGGCTCGGCTTAGAGTTTTATACTATTACTATTAAGCGATATACTATTAAGCGACCGGCTGGATAGcccgaaaaaaaaggaaaatggtaAACCTTCCTATTCCTACAGATAATTCGTTGTTTCACTTAGTTAATGccaatgcacacctaattttaaaaatgttttttgtagcatttttccaaTTGGAAATTCAGTTTTCCAATGGTGCGgtcctaaaatgaaaatcggttcatCGTGAAAACGGAGATAAAACcgatatggcgaccaaatccaagatggccaccgaataaaaattttactccatttgaaagcactGCTCTTGTTTACACAACCATTCCATTTGTtgctagttgtttcattgcaaatttaaaaactatCACATGATGTGGATCACAAGGATTGTTAAAAATTTGAACTTTTTTAGCAAATGTCGGGCCCCTTAGCGAACTAGAGTTCCAGTCTTTCGAGGTATTAAAGGTGTAGTTCTCGTATTCTaactattttcaaccaatcgaGTGCAAcagttctaatatttgaagatcTCGAGTCAGTGGAGgctccgtttcaacgagaattacttctatacttttttggaataggTTACCTAATTTGATATCGTTAAGTATCTAACAAGAGGTTTTATACAGAAGAATCATTTAAGGTGTGTGTAAAATGTTCAAGGCAGAATAGCttctataaatattatcaaAAATTATAGGCGGTGTAAATTCAGTGCCATTTTTTCAAAGGACTATTCACAATTTAATGTCAACGGAATAGATAAATAATGTTTAACGCATGCGGTAATATTGACAATGTTTACATTGGATGCAACTTGTTTACAACAGCAACACCTTTTGTACTACAAGTTATCACTAGCCTTCATTAAAAACGTTATAAAAAAATGCCGACGATTCCCACGAACACCGCGTCTAACTACCGCACAAATTTCAAGGAGAAAAATGTGGTTTTTTTATTTTGGACTATAGATTTAACCAATTGAACATGATTTTACATGACCGCTATTCAGATTGAAAATACTTATTCCACAAATAATACCGAAATTTTAAACTATTAGTAAAAACATATTAGTAGGAGcagatttttttgttaaataattttttaatgctTTATTGGAATGAAAAAACTCGTAAAAATGAAAAGGATATTAAATTTTAACACTACATTTTTTTAAGGGATTGTTCGTAAATTCTCCATTGAAAACTCATGGATTCTCAGCGATCaacgaaaatttaaaacatataaACAAGTCATCGCTAGACAATCAACGTGCGCTTGTCCGGGGTTGCAGCaagccaaaaagtgtattttgtAAATTGATTGACGATTCGGTTCCTTTTCGCAGCTTTGAATATACCCAAGTCATCGCATGATCGTAGCAAACAGTCGAACAGCGGCAACAGCAAGCAGGAACCGGACACATCGGGTGTTAGTGGCTCGAAGGGTCGGGATGGTTCCGAATCGCGCAAGGACAAGAAGTCTGCCAAGAAACCGGAGAAAAAGAAACGTCACAAGAAACAGCAAAGTAGCTCCAGCGATTCCAGTTCGAACAGTTCTGATTCGAGTGACTCAAGCAGCGGTTCggaaagcagcagcagcgattCGTCGTCCACTACAGGTAGGTTTTTACGAGCGGTTTACGCTTGTTACCGTGAAATCAGTACACTTTTCAGCGATTCAATTTGATACTAGTGGTGGATcatcgtgatagaattactggAAGATGAAATACAGATTGAAGGGGAAATTTGTAATATGCCAGCTAAATCCACACATCTTCGTTGCCATTTTTCTATCCAGAAGATAAATTGTTTCGACTTGTTTCCTTTCTACATCATTATCCATATGTTTTAGGTTTGAAAAATTGCTTTCAAATGATGGATGATTATATTTTGTTGAAACTAGAAATGATTGAAATGAGGATACTTGTTTTTGCATAAAAGCCGTCGCAAAATTGAGCATATATGCGAAGGATATTCAACCAAAGAATCGGTTAACAGAGCCGGAAAAAACGGAGTATTGGTTAACAAAACAGAATATACGACCGAATGCAATATTATATACCGGAAACCGAATTTAGCAGAAAACAATTTCGAGACAATCAGCGCAACTGAAGGTGGTTACAGCTGCAAATGCAAGCatgttgaaaatcattttcacttAATTTTCCGTAATTTGAAAACGAGAGTTATTGCTTTGTTTGCTCCAGTGGAAAGTGGAAAGGTGTACTCATTAAGGgcaattgttttatttttacagaTTCGTCCAAGTCATCTCGAGCTAAGAAGCGTAGCAAGCGAAGTAAGAATGAAAAGAAACTTAAGTCGCTGTCTCCGCTTAGCAAGCGTATGTCGGCTGGCATGGGTAACGATACCCGTGCATCCGATGGACTGTTTCCGTTTGGCAATCAATCCTCCGCCATGGGACATTCGTCTGCCGGTGCCGACGAATATGAATTAAAGGTATGAATGGCATTGTATTTTGCTTGTTCTTACGTAAAATAATAACATTATTATTCGCAGGTACGCAAATTTTTGGACATGCCACGCGATGAAGATGACTATGAGGAAAAGGTACGCCGTTTTGTAGCGGAGGCCGCCAAATATCAAAAGGAGCGTAAGGCACAGGACGATAAAtccaaaaagaagaagaagaaggaggaAAAGAAGGTCAAAAAAGAAAGCAGAAAGAAGCGCAAGTCTGAGGAGaagaaaaagtccaaaaagAAGGAGAAAGATGAGGATGTGCTGAACAACGAAAAGCTAAAGGAAGCATTGAAGTGAGTGTACCACATTTACACAATGCGTAGAAAGATAAACATATTTAACTGtttcttcacttttttttccttttcgcaGAATCTTTGAAAATTTCCCCGTACTGGATGAGCTTGGTTCAAAACTGTCACAATACTACTCGAAGAAGGAAAGTGCCGTTGCCGGACCGAGTGGAATTGCAAACGTAATGTCGTCACTTCTTTCAAAGAATACTAAAAAGGAAAtgaaagcagagaaaactgtAACAATAAAACCGCCCGAAATGACAAAAGAACGAGCAGCGAAGGATGGCAAATGGCGCATGATGTTCAATAAAGATGAGCGTTCCGCCAAAGAACCAACCGTAGTGAAGGTTACCGTTCCAAAGCAGTATGCATTTCCCAATGAGTCGGACGATGAGAGTGGAACGCTCGGAGTATTCCAAATGCAACAACATCAGCAGCAGTTACAGCAGAAGGCGAATGCCAGGATAGTTCGCTATGAGGAAAAAACCAGAAGAGGGCAACTCAGTACGGAAAAGCAAAAGGCAACTGTCTCACAAATGGCACCAGTCAAATCTGGGCCTGTTGTTCTGGATAAGTTTGGTAATTTCAGATTGGCAAATGCTGACGATGCTAAACCGCCTGAGCCCTCTGGACCGCCTCGTCAGTCACGCAGTAGATCACGTGGACGGCGATATGGCAGCTCCAGCCGGTCAAGGTCGCAAAGTGGCGAAAAACGAAGGTCCCGCTCTGGTAGCTTTAGACGGCGTTTCAGCCGCTCAAGATCGCGCTCTTTCAGTCGATCACGATCAAGGTCTTACTCTAGAAGTCGCTCCCGTTCGCGTAGCTTTGAGCGTCGTCGTTTCGATCGCCGTGGCTATCATCGCGGTCGGGGTGGCTTTTATGATCGACCGTACGGAAATCGTTTCGGATACCATCATCGTGGTGGTGGATTTATAAATCGCCGCGGTGGTTTCCGCGATTTCGGTAATAACAATCGAGGAGGATACGGAGGACGACCATTCCGACCTCGGTTCCGCGGCAACAACAATAACCATCATTACCAGCGATTCCAGCGATCTTACAGCCACAGTAGAAGTGATAGTAAATCACCGGAGCGTGCTGCGAGCCCTGGTGATCGGCAGCGTGATCGTTCCCGGTCGCACGATAACGACAAGCGTTCGGATGATTCTCCGATTATAATCAAGGAACGGGACACACCGCCGAAAATGAAAATTAAGAAGGACGACAAACCTAGCATTGATTCGGAACCGAGTACTACATCAACTGGCAACGATGGTGATGGCCGCTGGGGAGATAGAGACCCACCACCACCTGGAGATGACGATGGaatattgatgaaaaaattaggTGACCCGTAAACTGTTCGTTTTTTTGTAGTTCTTAGCGTTCTACAACAAACAATTCgcaaatatttgaaacattgatAAATCTTGTTTGCATACTGTGGATTTTATGATTCTGATAATATTTCCCAATATTGCACTTTAAATATAACAACAGAAACTGCAAAAACACGTGATTTTTAATCTGAAACGCACTCCAGAAATTAACCATTTTTatctagcgtttttgtttttagcAGCACCTCAGTAATATATGTAAAACGTGTAATGCGGACCGTAGCATCTTCTTGTATTTTACATCTAAGATCATTTTCTGCTTTCCTCGTCCAATGCCGCCACCTTTCGATATCGTTTACTTTGATTTTAAGAAAAAGTTACCAAGCCTTCCAGTTCCAAATGGTCAGCGACTCCATGTTTCGACTCTACCGTAGATCGTATTGAAAAAGTGCGCGACCAGCCCTTCTCTTCGACATattgggccctattctcacagtcacctcacccaaatttttcaggtgaggtgacaatttgcgattctcagtCATCTAGGTG harbors:
- the LOC128743016 gene encoding tetratricopeptide repeat protein 14, whose product is MPLHQLDPSLVEKAIGFHGLPLQKIWEGERGETDLSQLGIVEPNYDVYQSRQKTLTFHDRAKRFKLHQFLSKKADLLYDSALTTKGRTERRLHGDFQQYEQFLIPPLDIFMDSDANDKITHFLETARPGDVVYGIVLNRTTQGIIFKVLYSLGNTCCFANSASIKAYVSSNYLVPVTDRNGAPRNFAANDLICCEVTNAQPDARKLICTMHRTNNSRSPTKINYGLITAEDLPMAYTFAAAKELKSYEYYLRKTPSFNDPRANEYLMQELGLSTTDFYTNMSGLKGKFPSSDYAGELRNSQASKWAFRSVAEGIEHFKEGRHSEAFQCLNKALSIDARNVEGLVARGALYANSGSFKKAVDDFEMALKINSSHANARKYMGETLVALGRSYEEENRIEEARKAYQDCLNIIPHHEEAQNSLEFLKTKTFTKQIVAPNELELPALNIPKSSHDRSKQSNSGNSKQEPDTSGVSGSKGRDGSESRKDKKSAKKPEKKKRHKKQQSSSSDSSSNSSDSSDSSSGSESSSSDSSSTTDSSKSSRAKKRSKRSKNEKKLKSLSPLSKRMSAGMGNDTRASDGLFPFGNQSSAMGHSSAGADEYELKVRKFLDMPRDEDDYEEKVRRFVAEAAKYQKERKAQDDKSKKKKKKEEKKVKKESRKKRKSEEKKKSKKKEKDEDVLNNEKLKEALKIFENFPVLDELGSKLSQYYSKKESAVAGPSGIANVMSSLLSKNTKKEMKAEKTVTIKPPEMTKERAAKDGKWRMMFNKDERSAKEPTVVKVTVPKQYAFPNESDDESGTLGVFQMQQHQQQLQQKANARIVRYEEKTRRGQLSTEKQKATVSQMAPVKSGPVVLDKFGNFRLANADDAKPPEPSGPPRQSRSRSRGRRYGSSSRSRSQSGEKRRSRSGSFRRRFSRSRSRSFSRSRSRSYSRSRSRSRSFERRRFDRRGYHRGRGGFYDRPYGNRFGYHHRGGGFINRRGGFRDFGNNNRGGYGGRPFRPRFRGNNNNHHYQRFQRSYSHSRSDSKSPERAASPGDRQRDRSRSHDNDKRSDDSPIIIKERDTPPKMKIKKDDKPSIDSEPSTTSTGNDGDGRWGDRDPPPPGDDDGILMKKLGDP